The window GTCAAACTGGCCACCGCCCACGTCAAAGCCAATATTGGTTGCCTGTACAATCATGCGCTTGCCGCCCAGCGCCGCCGCACCTGGATCGGCGCCACCGTTGTAGGATTCGCCAGTAAATATAACTTCGTAGCAACGCCCACAGACATCGCCGCTAGAGGTCGCAGCAAAACCGTACGACAGGCTGTCGTTAACCGCCCACGGCGCCATACCGTGGCACATATGTGCATCACCACCATCACAGCTGCTTACCGCGTCTGGGTCGGGCAGGGGCTGGTCACTCGCGGAACAGGAACCCAGCGGCTCAACTTCACTTGGCACATTACCAGTCCAGCTACAGTGCGCCTTACAGCAATCCCAATAGCGCGTTGCATAACCGGTGCAAGTGGGAAGTGAACCACTACTGGAAGAAGAGCTTGATGAGCTGGAGCTACTGGAGCCGCCGTTCGACGAAGAGCTGCTGGAGCTGGACGATGAGCTACTGGATGAACTCGAACTGGATGAGCCACCGCCACAGGTGCTGATCACCCCACCGCCACCGCTCTGGCTGTTGCAGGTGTTGATACCGATACAGCTCTGCTGATTTTCCCAACCCCAACCATCATCGGTATTCTGACAAAGCGGGCGGGGCTCATCGGAGTACCACTGGCACATCTGAGTACACTGGCCTGAGCCACTGGAGCTCGAACTGCTGCTGGAGGAGGAACTGCTCGACGATGAACTGCTGCTGGACGAAGACGAGCTGGATGACGCCACACCCGAGCTCGATGAACTGCTCGAAGAGCTGGACGAACTGCTGGAAGACGAGCTGCTTGAAGAACTGGTAGACGATGTCGATGAACCGCTACCACCGCCAGTCACAGAAAATGTACCAATGGATGCGACACTCGATCCGGTCGCGCAAAAGCCAAAGGATACCGACGCTCCGGGAGCAATGTTTGCGTTGTACGCTTCTGGGGTAACAATACTGCCGCTGCGCTGGCCGCCCCACAGGTTATTTATGCTGGACCCGTTCAAGGCGAGGCCGACTGTCCAGCTAGTGATATTGGCCGTGCCGTTATTGGCAATAACAACATTTGCACAATAACCACTGCCCCAATTGTTATTTACATCGATTGTTGCCTCGCCAGCACCAGACGTTACTGCCTGCGAGGCACTGGCGAGCAGTGCGCACACAGCGGCAAACGCCAGCGATGCGATCTTCCTTCTTGGATGTGTCAACATAGCGAAAACTCCCATTGTATTTATTGGACTTATCGAAACAGGAAACCACGTGAGAACGACTAAAGTGCTAAAACTTGCACTTCACACGCAATATGAAACTCGTTACTTTTTCTGTCTGGGTGCGCTTTATTATTTTGGGTGGGGGAAAACCCACTTGTGTGCGCTAATTGTATTAACTTGGAAAGCATAATCGGGCTATAAATACCCGAGCACATTTTGCCACAGCGTCAAATAAATTGAACACGCGAATCTCACAAAACCGCTTTTTTTCACGCCGGTTTAATCTGTGGCAAATATCTTCAGCATTTGGCGAAATCCGCGAAGGCTTCGTGAGGATCACTCATACCAGAAATAGCAACCAATGAGGTTCAATATTTTTTCCCTTTATATTTCAACGGGTTATAATTGATTCACTCTTGGCATGGTAAATGATATGCCGTAAAGATAATGAAGCGAGCCGGCGTTTAAAAAATTACAAAACATCCACTTATTTCATAACAATCCATTAAAAATTAGACCTCTGAATAGTAGGGAGCACCAATGAAAGTACGAATTTTAGTTCTGATATTTTTATCACTCACAATGCTTGGCTGTGACTCAAATGCCGATGCCCACAACGCAGCCGGAGAAATCGACAACGCTGAACTTACAGGCGTCGACAGCCTGCGTATTTCACTACCCGCTGATGTCATCATCACGCAGGGAGCCCCCACTTTGGTGATCCATACCAATGATGAGCAAAGCGAACATATTAAATGGAGTGTAGAGGGAACTGATTTGAATATCGGCAGCTTCGACGACGATGATGACGACTATAACTTTCGCTCTCCCATTCGAATCGAGCTGACCCTCCCTACCCTAAAATCTGTTGCTGCAGCAGGTTCAGGCAATATCGACATCAACGGCGTGGACAGTGAGAGCTTCAGCATCAAAATTGCCGGATCTGGTTCGGTAAAAGCGGTAGGCACGACAGCAACCCTGGCGATGAAAATTGCGGGCAGCGGCAACATTGACGCAGGCAAGCTGGAAGCCAAATCGGCGAACGTTGTTATCGCTGGTTCAGGCAATATCGAAACCCATGCGACAGATCAGTTAGCCGTCAAAATCGCAGGCAGCGGTGATGTAACCTACCACGGCAAACCTTCGTTAGCGCAAACGGTTATCGGCTCTGGTAAAGTGAGAGCGGCACGCTAAACAAGCCCCGTGATTTACTTGTTTGCTGTTTGGCTGCACAATTACTGGCTTTAACCACACGTGCACCTCAACAATGCCAGACAGCATCAAGCTCACTGAATATAGCCACGGCGCCGGCTGTGGCTGCAAAATTTCTCCGGCGACGCTGGAAAAGATCATCGGCAATACCAGCAGTGACTTTACGGATCCGTTCCTGCTGGTGGGTAACAGCACCAAGGACGATGCCGCAGCCTACGATCTCGGCAACGGCGACGTTATCTTAAGCACCACCGATTTTTTTATGCCTATCGCCGACGATCCACTCGACTTCGGCCGCATCGCTGCCACTAACGCCATCAGCGATATTTACGCAATGGGTGGCGACCCCATAATGGCAATCGCCATTCTTGGCTGGCCGGTAAACATTCTCCCCGCAGACGTCGCTGCGCAAGTTATTGAAGGCGGTCGCCAGGTTTGCCACGCAGCCGGCATTCAACTTGCCGGAGGCCACAGTATCGACTCGCCAGAGCCCATTTTTGGCCTTGCCGTAACCGGTAGAGTTG of the Teredinibacter turnerae T7901 genome contains:
- a CDS encoding cellulose binding domain-containing protein — its product is MLTHPRRKIASLAFAAVCALLASASQAVTSGAGEATIDVNNNWGSGYCANVVIANNGTANITSWTVGLALNGSSINNLWGGQRSGSIVTPEAYNANIAPGASVSFGFCATGSSVASIGTFSVTGGGSGSSTSSTSSSSSSSSSSSSSSSSSSSSSGVASSSSSSSSSSSSSSSSSSSSSSSSSGSGQCTQMCQWYSDEPRPLCQNTDDGWGWENQQSCIGINTCNSQSGGGGVISTCGGGSSSSSSSSSSSSSSSSSSSNGGSSSSSSSSSSSSSGSLPTCTGYATRYWDCCKAHCSWTGNVPSEVEPLGSCSASDQPLPDPDAVSSCDGGDAHMCHGMAPWAVNDSLSYGFAATSSGDVCGRCYEVIFTGESYNGGADPGAAALGGKRMIVQATNIGFDVGGGQFDLLVPGGGVGAFNACSDQWGVSNSELGVQYGGFLAACKNELGWNASHDSYKNCVAQRCDAVFGSRGLTELYEGCMWFVDWFQAADNPSLRYREVACPTEIISRSGVDRGWLNDVSNACN
- a CDS encoding GIN domain-containing protein, producing the protein MKVRILVLIFLSLTMLGCDSNADAHNAAGEIDNAELTGVDSLRISLPADVIITQGAPTLVIHTNDEQSEHIKWSVEGTDLNIGSFDDDDDDYNFRSPIRIELTLPTLKSVAAAGSGNIDINGVDSESFSIKIAGSGSVKAVGTTATLAMKIAGSGNIDAGKLEAKSANVVIAGSGNIETHATDQLAVKIAGSGDVTYHGKPSLAQTVIGSGKVRAAR